One genomic window of Clostridium taeniosporum includes the following:
- a CDS encoding 1-deoxy-D-xylulose-5-phosphate reductoisomerase, translating into MKKLSILGVTGSIGTQALDVIKNSNGQLKLIGATANSSVKKMIEIIEEFDPKYVGMMDKDCAEEIKNYCDENNKSTIVLSQMEGLNKIASLEEIDIVLTSLVGMIGLEPTLKAIKAKKDIALANKETLVVAGEIVMSEAKKNNVKILPVDSEHSAIYQSLRGNDLKTLNKIILTASGGPFRGKKLSDLNNVSVNDALNHPKWNMGRKISIDSATLMNKGLEVIEAHWLFDCDYDNIQVVIHPQSIIHSMVEYCDGSIIAQLGAADMRLPIQYAFNYTERKNLIAKTLDFYEVSKLTFEKPDLETFKPLELAFKAGKQGGLMPTILNGANEAAVALFLDEKIEFLDIFNIIEECMNTFKEESKKSLTLENIITLDRKIKQYVVDMK; encoded by the coding sequence ATGAAAAAACTATCTATATTAGGTGTTACAGGTTCAATAGGAACACAGGCTTTAGATGTAATAAAAAATTCAAATGGACAATTAAAGTTAATTGGAGCAACAGCAAATTCATCAGTAAAGAAAATGATTGAAATCATTGAAGAATTTGATCCCAAATATGTGGGAATGATGGATAAAGATTGTGCTGAAGAAATAAAAAATTATTGTGATGAAAATAATAAGTCAACAATAGTATTATCACAAATGGAAGGATTAAACAAAATAGCATCTTTAGAGGAAATTGACATAGTTTTGACATCTTTAGTTGGTATGATAGGATTAGAACCTACTTTAAAGGCTATAAAAGCTAAAAAAGATATAGCACTTGCAAACAAAGAAACCTTAGTTGTTGCAGGTGAAATTGTTATGAGTGAAGCTAAGAAAAATAATGTTAAAATACTTCCAGTTGATTCAGAACATAGTGCTATTTATCAATCTTTAAGGGGAAATGATTTAAAAACACTAAATAAGATAATACTTACAGCTTCAGGGGGGCCTTTTAGAGGTAAGAAATTAAGTGATTTGAATAATGTTAGCGTAAATGATGCTTTAAATCATCCTAAGTGGAATATGGGAAGAAAGATTTCTATTGATTCAGCAACATTAATGAATAAAGGTCTTGAAGTAATAGAAGCACATTGGCTTTTTGATTGTGATTATGATAATATACAAGTTGTTATACATCCTCAAAGTATAATACATTCTATGGTTGAATATTGCGATGGAAGTATAATTGCACAACTTGGAGCAGCAGACATGAGATTGCCAATTCAATATGCATTTAATTATACAGAAAGAAAAAATTTAATAGCAAAGACTCTGGATTTTTATGAAGTATCTAAGTTAACATTTGAAAAACCAGATTTAGAAACATTTAAACCATTAGAATTAGCTTTTAAAGCAGGAAAACAAGGTGGACTTATGCCAACTATATTAAATGGTGCTAATGAAGCAGCTGTAGCATTATTTTTAGATGAAAAAATTGAGTTTTTAGATATTTTTAATATTATAGAAGAATGCATGAATACATTTAAAGAAGAAAGTAAAAAGTCTTTAACTTTAGAGAATATAATAACATTAGATAGAAAAATTAAACAATATGTAGTAGATATGAAATAG
- a CDS encoding isoprenyl transferase, with protein MLSIFKSKKNSSNEILLDMNKVPLHIAIIMDGNGRWAKKRKLPRSIGHKAGVETIRKIVKESKRLGIKYLTLYAFSTENWKRPKEEVSALMQLLVVYLRREVAELHKNGVKINILGDMSKFPEECKAELNKAIEKTYNNTDINLNLALNYGGRDELVRAMQLIAEDLKDNKINKEDISEDLISNYIYTKGMPDPDLIIRPSGEQRLSNFLLWQCAYSEFWYSDIAWPDFKEEDLQKAVFDYQNRDRRFGGVKE; from the coding sequence TTGTTAAGTATATTTAAGTCAAAAAAAAATTCAAGTAATGAGATTTTATTAGACATGAATAAGGTGCCATTGCATATTGCAATAATAATGGATGGAAACGGTCGTTGGGCTAAAAAAAGAAAATTGCCAAGAAGTATTGGGCATAAAGCTGGCGTTGAAACAATAAGGAAAATAGTTAAAGAATCTAAACGGTTAGGAATAAAATATTTAACTTTATATGCTTTCTCAACGGAAAATTGGAAAAGACCTAAAGAAGAAGTTAGTGCATTAATGCAGTTATTAGTAGTTTATCTTAGAAGAGAAGTTGCAGAACTACATAAAAATGGTGTTAAAATAAATATATTAGGCGATATGTCAAAATTTCCGGAAGAATGTAAGGCAGAGTTAAATAAGGCTATTGAGAAAACATATAATAATACTGATATAAATTTAAATCTTGCACTAAATTATGGTGGAAGAGACGAACTTGTTAGGGCTATGCAATTGATTGCAGAAGATTTAAAAGATAATAAGATAAATAAAGAAGATATTAGTGAGGATTTAATATCAAATTACATATATACAAAAGGGATGCCAGATCCGGATTTGATTATTAGACCTTCTGGTGAACAAAGACTTAGTAACTTTTTGTTATGGCAATGTGCTTATTCAGAATTTTGGTATTCGGATATAGCTTGGCCAGATTTTAAAGAAGAAGATTTACAAAAAGCTGTATTTGACTATCAAAATAGAGATAGAAGATTTGGTGGAGTAAAGGAGTGA
- the tsf gene encoding translation elongation factor Ts, whose product MISAKSVKELRERTGAGMMDCKKALTETDGDIEKAVEVLREKGLAAAAKKSGRVAAEGLVKTYISEDKKSGAIVELNCETDFVAANEDFAAFADTLAKIATTTNAANVEEFVKEKFDGEATIQEALTGLIARLGENMTVRRFVKFTVENGVVKSYIHGGGRIGVLVEVACDTVSPAVEEVAKELCMQIAAANPLFLSKEDVDQESIEKEKEIYRVQALNEGKPEKIVEKMVMGRIQKYYKEVCLLEQLWVKDGDKTITKFIDEKSKEAGSAIKVNRFVRFERGEGIEKVEENFAEEVAKQLGK is encoded by the coding sequence ATGATATCTGCAAAATCAGTTAAAGAATTAAGAGAAAGAACTGGCGCAGGAATGATGGACTGCAAAAAGGCATTAACAGAAACAGATGGTGACATCGAAAAAGCTGTTGAAGTATTAAGAGAAAAAGGACTTGCGGCTGCAGCTAAGAAATCAGGAAGAGTTGCTGCAGAAGGTTTAGTTAAAACATATATTTCAGAAGATAAAAAGAGTGGAGCAATTGTTGAGCTTAATTGTGAAACAGATTTCGTTGCGGCAAATGAAGATTTCGCTGCTTTTGCTGACACTTTAGCTAAAATAGCTACAACAACAAATGCTGCAAATGTAGAAGAATTTGTTAAAGAAAAATTCGATGGAGAAGCTACAATTCAAGAAGCTTTAACAGGATTAATTGCTAGACTTGGCGAAAATATGACTGTTAGAAGATTTGTTAAATTCACTGTAGAGAATGGAGTAGTTAAGAGCTATATTCACGGTGGAGGAAGAATTGGTGTTTTAGTAGAAGTTGCTTGTGATACTGTATCACCAGCTGTTGAAGAAGTTGCAAAAGAACTTTGTATGCAAATAGCTGCTGCTAATCCTTTATTTTTATCTAAAGAAGATGTTGATCAAGAATCTATAGAAAAAGAAAAAGAAATTTATAGAGTTCAAGCTTTAAATGAAGGAAAACCAGAAAAAATAGTTGAAAAAATGGTTATGGGAAGAATTCAAAAGTATTATAAAGAAGTATGTCTTCTTGAACAACTTTGGGTTAAAGACGGAGATAAGACTATAACTAAGTTTATAGATGAAAAATCTAAAGAAGCTGGTTCTGCAATTAAAGTAAACAGATTCGTGAGATTCGAAAGAGGAGAAGGAATCGAAAAAGTTGAAGAAAACTTTGCAGAAGAAGTTGCTAAACAATTAGGCAAATAG
- a CDS encoding AI-2E family transporter, translating into MVNNIFNKYKKIISLTVLLFITIIITYIIKYYFKPFLAMIFISIIATPLYKIMIKLYIPDKISGALSIVLVNILLILIILYLGNEIFNVFQKIYLSNVNTINKIIQDISLELNLQLKKLDFGKSVISIINQEIIRKGALTTGEGIIAYFIGNICAFFVLVDGENIKKFILMLFPNEMILKIKKQKENFSQMCIIEITLVLISTIEIICGFWILGLSNYFILGILCGILDILPYVGTIIVFIPIIIYNIVMKDYLIAFGLMCLYILVQVIREILEAKFLGDKLDIHPLIVLISIYIGVEVFGILGILVGPMYSILAKEIVYSSS; encoded by the coding sequence ATGGTGAATAATATTTTTAATAAATATAAAAAAATAATCTCTTTAACAGTGTTGCTTTTTATAACAATTATAATTACATATATTATAAAATATTATTTCAAACCTTTTTTAGCTATGATTTTTATATCTATAATTGCAACTCCCTTATATAAAATTATGATAAAATTATATATTCCAGATAAAATTTCAGGGGCTTTAAGCATTGTTCTAGTTAATATACTTTTAATATTAATTATATTATATTTAGGAAATGAAATATTCAATGTATTCCAAAAGATATATCTGAGTAATGTAAATACAATAAATAAGATTATACAAGACATATCCTTAGAGCTTAACTTACAATTAAAAAAACTTGATTTTGGTAAGAGTGTAATATCTATAATAAATCAAGAAATCATAAGAAAAGGTGCTTTAACTACAGGTGAAGGTATAATAGCTTATTTTATAGGTAATATATGTGCCTTTTTTGTATTAGTAGACGGTGAAAACATTAAAAAGTTCATTTTAATGTTATTTCCAAATGAAATGATATTAAAAATAAAAAAACAGAAAGAAAATTTTAGCCAAATGTGTATTATAGAAATAACTCTAGTCTTAATATCAACTATTGAGATTATATGTGGATTTTGGATACTTGGATTATCTAATTATTTCATATTAGGAATATTATGTGGAATTTTAGATATATTACCTTATGTGGGAACTATAATTGTATTTATTCCAATTATAATATACAATATTGTAATGAAAGACTATCTTATTGCCTTTGGACTTATGTGTTTATACATACTAGTTCAAGTAATAAGAGAAATTCTAGAGGCAAAATTTTTAGGTGATAAACTAGATATACATCCTTTAATTGTATTGATTTCTATATATATTGGGGTAGAAGTATTTGGTATTTTAGGTATACTAGTTGGACCAATGTATAGTATTTTAGCAAAAGAAATAGTATATAGTTCTAGTTAA
- the pyrH gene encoding UMP kinase encodes MTNCKYKRVILKLSGEALAGANGFGLDFNVAKRIALEIKELVDMGVEVGTVVGGGNIWRGRSGEGMDRTTADYMGMMATCINALALQDSLEQVGVKTRVQTAIEMKEVAEPFIRRRAMRHLEKGRVVIFAAGTGNPYFSTDTTAALRAAEIEAEVILLAKKVDGVYDKDPMKYAEAKKYDTLSYIDVLDQGLQVMDSTATSLCMDNNIPILVFGLDEPGNIRRAITGKNIGTLVTKK; translated from the coding sequence ATGACAAATTGTAAATATAAAAGGGTAATTTTAAAACTTTCAGGTGAAGCTTTAGCTGGAGCCAATGGTTTTGGACTTGACTTTAATGTAGCTAAAAGAATAGCTTTAGAAATTAAAGAATTAGTTGATATGGGTGTAGAAGTTGGAACCGTTGTAGGTGGCGGAAATATCTGGCGTGGACGAAGCGGTGAAGGTATGGATAGAACAACTGCTGATTATATGGGAATGATGGCTACTTGTATAAATGCATTAGCATTACAAGACTCTTTAGAACAAGTAGGAGTAAAAACTAGAGTACAAACTGCTATAGAAATGAAAGAAGTTGCAGAACCATTTATTAGAAGAAGAGCAATGAGACATTTAGAAAAAGGTAGAGTTGTTATTTTTGCAGCAGGAACAGGAAATCCTTATTTCTCAACTGATACTACAGCAGCTTTAAGAGCAGCTGAAATAGAAGCGGAAGTAATACTTTTAGCAAAAAAAGTTGATGGAGTTTATGATAAAGATCCTATGAAGTATGCAGAAGCGAAAAAATATGATACACTATCATATATAGATGTTTTAGATCAAGGATTACAAGTAATGGATTCTACAGCAACTTCATTATGTATGGATAATAATATTCCAATACTTGTATTTGGTTTAGATGAGCCAGGAAATATTAGAAGAGCTATAACTGGTAAAAATATCGGAACATTAGTAACTAAAAAATAG
- the ispG gene encoding flavodoxin-dependent (E)-4-hydroxy-3-methylbut-2-enyl-diphosphate synthase — protein sequence MKRRISRKVKVGNIYVGGDAPITIQSMTNTDTRNVEDTLKQIDSLYKVGCEIVRCAVLDMDAAKALKEITAKSPIPVVADIHFDYRLALESIESGVSALRINPGNIGSEEKIKIVAEKCKEKNIPIRIGVNSGSLEKDILARDGKPTAEGLVESALRHVKILEKLNFYDIVISIKSSDVRMMIDCYRLIGEKCGYPLHLGVTESGTVTKGTIKSSIGIGTLLAEGIGDTIRVSLTSDPVEEIKVGLEILKSLGLKKGGINFISCPTCGRTQINLINIANEVEKRLENCNKDIKVAVMGCVVNGPGEAREADIGIAGGKGEGIIFKKGKIIKKVKEEELINALMKEIDNI from the coding sequence ATGAAAAGAAGAATTTCAAGAAAAGTTAAGGTTGGAAATATTTATGTTGGTGGAGATGCACCTATAACTATTCAATCTATGACTAATACTGATACAAGAAATGTAGAAGATACGTTAAAACAAATAGATAGTTTATATAAGGTAGGATGCGAAATAGTAAGATGTGCTGTGCTAGATATGGATGCAGCTAAAGCATTAAAAGAAATAACAGCCAAATCGCCAATACCAGTAGTTGCTGATATACATTTTGACTATAGGTTAGCCCTTGAATCAATAGAAAGTGGTGTATCTGCATTAAGAATAAATCCTGGAAATATTGGGAGTGAAGAAAAGATAAAAATAGTTGCAGAAAAATGTAAAGAAAAAAATATACCTATAAGAATAGGGGTTAATTCAGGATCTTTGGAAAAAGATATATTAGCTAGAGATGGAAAACCTACAGCAGAAGGTTTAGTGGAAAGTGCATTAAGACATGTTAAAATTCTGGAAAAATTAAATTTTTATGATATAGTTATATCTATAAAATCATCAGATGTTAGAATGATGATAGATTGCTATAGATTGATAGGAGAAAAATGTGGCTATCCACTTCATTTAGGAGTTACAGAATCAGGGACTGTAACCAAAGGAACTATAAAATCAAGTATAGGTATAGGAACTCTTTTAGCTGAAGGAATAGGTGATACTATAAGAGTATCTTTAACAAGTGATCCCGTAGAAGAAATTAAAGTTGGATTAGAAATACTTAAATCATTAGGATTAAAAAAAGGTGGTATAAATTTTATTTCTTGTCCTACATGTGGAAGAACTCAAATTAATCTTATAAATATAGCAAATGAAGTGGAAAAAAGGTTGGAAAATTGTAATAAGGATATTAAAGTTGCTGTTATGGGATGTGTAGTAAATGGTCCCGGAGAGGCAAGAGAAGCAGATATTGGAATTGCAGGTGGTAAAGGTGAAGGGATCATCTTTAAAAAAGGTAAAATAATTAAAAAAGTTAAAGAAGAAGAGCTAATAAATGCTTTAATGAAAGAAATAGATAACATTTAA
- a CDS encoding M50 family metallopeptidase, whose amino-acid sequence MKKMNLVAILGAILAFSVLIIVHELGHFTLAKLNGVRVEEFAIGMGPKVISKKGKETTYSLRLFPIGGFVNMMGEEEAVQDKRSFSEKSPLRRISIIVAGAFMNYILAIIIFACIAGKFGYAVPEVANVLPGYPAIEAGLKEGDRVLKIDDSKVFTQDDVTIGILMAKGEPVDLTVKRGNEVKNFTIKPKLSEENQYMIGVGFAAERNPGIGASLKHSVNKTASLVSQTFKGLKMIFTGKSNLKTDVGGPLTIIKMSAKTAESGIWSLMRFVGFISVSLAVFNMLPFPALDGGWTVILLIELITRRKVPNKIVENLNYVGFMLLIGLMILVTIKDIIFPVKF is encoded by the coding sequence ATGAAAAAAATGAATTTAGTAGCTATATTAGGAGCTATTTTAGCGTTTAGTGTTTTAATAATTGTACATGAACTTGGCCATTTTACATTAGCAAAATTAAATGGTGTAAGAGTAGAGGAATTTGCTATAGGAATGGGTCCTAAAGTGATTTCTAAGAAAGGAAAAGAAACAACATATTCATTACGTCTATTTCCTATTGGTGGTTTTGTAAATATGATGGGTGAAGAAGAAGCAGTTCAAGATAAAAGAAGTTTTTCAGAAAAATCTCCTCTTAGAAGGATAAGTATTATAGTAGCTGGAGCTTTTATGAATTATATATTAGCTATAATAATATTTGCATGTATTGCAGGAAAATTTGGGTATGCAGTACCAGAAGTGGCAAATGTCCTTCCGGGTTATCCAGCAATAGAAGCTGGACTAAAAGAAGGGGATAGAGTTTTAAAAATAGATGATTCTAAAGTTTTTACACAGGATGATGTTACAATAGGAATACTTATGGCAAAAGGTGAGCCAGTTGATCTTACTGTAAAAAGAGGAAATGAAGTTAAAAATTTCACTATAAAACCTAAGTTAAGCGAAGAAAATCAATATATGATAGGTGTTGGTTTTGCTGCAGAACGTAATCCAGGTATAGGTGCTAGTTTAAAACATAGTGTTAATAAAACAGCTTCTTTAGTATCTCAAACATTTAAAGGTCTTAAAATGATATTTACAGGAAAATCAAATTTAAAGACAGATGTTGGAGGACCACTTACAATAATTAAGATGTCAGCTAAAACTGCTGAAAGTGGAATTTGGTCTTTAATGCGTTTTGTTGGATTTATAAGTGTAAGTTTGGCAGTATTTAATATGTTACCATTCCCTGCTTTAGATGGAGGATGGACTGTAATTTTACTAATTGAATTAATAACAAGAAGAAAAGTTCCAAACAAGATAGTTGAAAATTTAAATTATGTAGGATTTATGTTACTTATAGGTCTTATGATTTTGGTAACTATAAAAGATATTATATTCCCTGTTAAGTTTTAG
- a CDS encoding phosphatidate cytidylyltransferase — MKSNNRYLGALMIAPFIIFVFLGGIYLKAFVILLSAMGLWEFYNALKKKNFNPISIFGYALLIIYYILNNDFNIMMYVIVLAMFILLIIPVVNLDYTFIDVSLTFLGFIYAGILFSFVYLVNAKHYGEFLVWLIFIGSWMADTSAYYFGRFFGKHKLCPKVSPKKTIEGSIGGLIGAILFCGIFGLIINKHLNIMPSYHYFIIGALCGIFSQFGDLVASSIKRYVGIKDYSNLIPGHGGILDRFDSIIFSSTVVFYYLTFIVGI, encoded by the coding sequence TTGAAATCTAATAATAGATATCTAGGTGCGCTTATGATTGCTCCATTTATAATATTTGTTTTTCTTGGAGGAATTTATCTTAAAGCGTTTGTTATTTTACTGTCAGCAATGGGACTTTGGGAATTTTATAATGCATTAAAGAAAAAAAATTTTAATCCAATATCAATTTTTGGATATGCTTTATTAATTATATATTATATATTAAATAATGATTTTAATATAATGATGTATGTAATAGTCTTAGCCATGTTTATTTTGTTAATTATTCCAGTAGTAAATTTAGACTACACATTTATAGATGTTTCTTTAACGTTTTTAGGTTTTATATATGCAGGAATTTTATTTAGTTTTGTGTATTTAGTTAATGCAAAACATTATGGTGAATTTTTAGTATGGCTTATATTTATAGGATCTTGGATGGCAGATACAAGCGCATATTATTTTGGAAGGTTTTTTGGAAAACATAAACTTTGTCCAAAGGTTTCTCCTAAAAAAACTATTGAAGGATCTATAGGAGGACTTATAGGAGCCATTTTATTTTGTGGTATATTTGGACTTATAATTAATAAACATTTAAATATTATGCCTTCATATCATTATTTTATTATAGGTGCTCTATGTGGTATATTTAGCCAATTTGGAGACTTAGTTGCATCTTCTATAAAAAGATATGTAGGAATAAAAGATTATAGTAATTTAATACCAGGTCATGGTGGAATCTTAGATAGATTTGATAGTATAATTTTTTCATCAACAGTAGTATTCTATTATTTAACTTTTATAGTTGGAATTTAA
- the frr gene encoding ribosome recycling factor: MIKDIIKNAEEKMHKTVTVLKSELGTMKAGRANPNMLDKIQIDYYGSMCPLSQAANISAPEPRVLMITPWEKQLLKEIEKAILKSDLGLNPSNDGSVIRLVIPELTEETRKELVKKVKKTGEESKVAIRSIRRDANDKIKALKKEGDVSEDQIKKGEDDVQKKTDAIIKEIDKVIADKEKEVLSI; this comes from the coding sequence ATGATTAAGGACATCATTAAGAACGCAGAAGAAAAGATGCATAAAACTGTAACTGTATTAAAATCTGAATTAGGAACTATGAAAGCTGGAAGAGCTAATCCAAATATGCTCGATAAAATTCAAATTGATTATTATGGAAGCATGTGCCCATTATCACAAGCAGCAAATATTTCTGCACCAGAACCAAGAGTATTAATGATAACACCATGGGAAAAGCAATTGCTAAAAGAAATTGAAAAAGCTATTTTAAAATCAGATCTAGGTTTAAATCCTTCAAATGATGGATCTGTAATAAGATTAGTTATACCAGAATTAACAGAGGAAACAAGAAAAGAGCTTGTTAAGAAAGTTAAGAAAACAGGAGAAGAATCTAAAGTAGCGATAAGATCAATTAGAAGAGATGCTAATGATAAGATTAAAGCATTAAAAAAAGAGGGAGACGTATCTGAAGACCAAATTAAAAAAGGTGAAGATGATGTTCAGAAGAAGACTGATGCTATTATAAAAGAGATAGACAAAGTAATAGCTGATAAAGAAAAAGAGGTTCTATCTATTTAA